The following proteins are encoded in a genomic region of Cricetulus griseus strain 17A/GY chromosome 7, alternate assembly CriGri-PICRH-1.0, whole genome shotgun sequence:
- the Ankrd40cl gene encoding putative ANKRD40 C-terminal-like protein — MEGDEQDIREKLPGECQQGMNSHLPTDPCDGKPDNTGPELVLKVRIHNSKENDFIEIELHRQELSYQSLLQVSCCELGIHPEQVEKMRKLPNTLLRKDKDIQRLQDFEEIEVLVKSRNSEWTQHTASPLTERPCYNSEAAKMTY, encoded by the exons ATGGAAGGGGATGAACAGGACatcagagagaagctgccag GTGAATGTCAACAAGGTATGAATTCGCACTTGCCAACTGACCCATGTGATGGCAAACCTGACAACACAGGTCCAG AGCTGGTGCTTAAAGTAAGAATTCACAACTCCAAAGAGAATGACTTCATTGAGATTGAACTGCACAGACAGGAGCTGAGTTATCAGAGCCTATTACAAGTGAGCTGTTGTGAGCTGGGGATCCATCCGGAGCAAGTGGAGAAGATGAGGAAGCTGCCAAACACACTGCTCAGAAAG GACAAAGACATTCAAAGACTCCAGGACTTTGAAGAGATAGAAGTCTTGGTGAAGAGCAGAAACTCTGAATGGACTCAGCACACAGCATCACCTCTGACAGAGAGACCCTGCTACAATAGTGAAGCTGCAAAAATGACTTACTAG